A window of Haliscomenobacter hydrossis DSM 1100 contains these coding sequences:
- a CDS encoding cadherin repeat domain-containing protein, with protein sequence MKKSLQLLTTLGLVLLGGVLFGQNLEFTLRYNIPLARYEVYARPSATNATFAWGPSQISIVAPAIVPDAAFTITSVSAGAWQDNSIIIAPTVTPAFDYHGVGSLGAPTNLVMNVEKLIFHFTISGGCYDGLRLFINGSDPNSAAAGMGGGDFSNTVSDGLANERYIGNYNNTGTTCFPDTDGDTVTDNVDLDDDNDGILDTVENGQLSTDTDGDGVINSLDPDSDNDGISDVDEAGGIDLDRDGEADDNDGMPANNNGIPSTAGTGDTLVGDDFDNDARPNPYDLDSDNDAINDIIESGNPNLIDANDNGVVDGPDTDGDGIPDSADNFVGFGDSADPAPVNTDGMGGPNYQDIDSDGDGLTDIEESGVANPGILDANDDGFIDNNADPEGDGIPQVVDGAPAVFGDANDPTLPDNTNDGDPDYTDPNNPPVITSDGGGPTAGVSVPENTTAVTTVTATDPENLYGTPKFSITGGADAALFSINAATGVLTFLVAPDFEIPTDAGANNVYDVQVTVTDHGALTDVQDIAVTVTNANEPPSITSNGGGPNASVSIPENTTPVTTVMTSDPENGAITYSITGGADAALFAIDPMTGALSFITPKDFENPTDVGLNNIYDVQVTATDPGLLTDVQNIAVTVTDVNEPPSITSDGAGPTANIPVAENTSTVTTVTATDPENAYNVPKFTITGGTDAALFTINAATGALTFIVTPDFEVPTDANTDNNYEVQVTVTDAGLLTDVQDITVPVTNANENPAITSDGGGPNAGVSIPENTTAVTTVMATDPENGTVTFSITGGADQALFTIDPMTGALSFITPKDFENPTDVGLNNIYDVQVTATDPLGGTDVQAIAVTVTNINEVPSITSDGAGPTANIPVAENTTAVTTVTATDPENAYNVPKFTITGGADAALFTINAATGALSFIPAPNFEVPTDANTDNMYLVQVTVTDAGLLTDVQDITVPVTNANDAPIITSDGAGPNASVSVPENTTAVTTVTSTDPDGNPVTYSITGGADGALFVIDPMTGVLSFITPKDFENPTDAGANNIYDVQVTASDGNGGTDVQAIAVTVTNVNEAPSITSNGGGATANISIPENSTPVTTVTATDPENLYGTPKFSITGGADAALFTIDANTGALAFVSGRNFESPSDAGANNVYDVQVTVTDAGLLTDLQDIAVTITDVDENGRLRAKVLLQGALLGTMTPGVMRDDLRSNGYVPSNDPYTLSGNPRFAHAGSGGAASATNLVLNADAGTPDAIVDWVFVELRSSANSSVVVETRAALVQRDGDVVSPVDGDSPLEFTNLAGTSYFVSIKHRNHLGVMTAAAQTLTVGGTVVDFTTMSNTNVFNNGGYDGAEMITIGAVKALWAGNANADVKVKYQGPSNDNATILAQVLTHPSNLSGTFNFDLALGYFSGDINMDGKVKYQGSGNDPAFIFANIITNYTLNLMDLYNYDLFVEQLP encoded by the coding sequence ATGAAAAAATCATTACAACTTCTAACCACATTGGGGTTGGTACTCTTGGGAGGCGTGCTGTTTGGGCAGAACCTCGAGTTTACCCTCCGTTACAATATTCCCTTGGCCCGCTATGAGGTGTATGCTCGACCCTCAGCTACCAATGCAACTTTTGCATGGGGGCCTTCACAAATCTCAATTGTGGCCCCAGCCATTGTGCCGGATGCTGCTTTTACGATTACGAGTGTAAGTGCAGGTGCCTGGCAGGATAACTCGATTATTATCGCGCCTACGGTCACACCAGCATTTGATTACCACGGGGTTGGCTCTTTGGGCGCGCCCACCAATTTGGTGATGAACGTAGAAAAACTGATCTTCCATTTTACCATTTCCGGTGGATGTTATGATGGGTTACGCCTATTCATCAATGGTTCCGACCCCAACTCGGCAGCAGCTGGTATGGGAGGTGGTGACTTTTCCAATACGGTATCCGATGGTTTGGCCAATGAACGTTACATTGGCAACTACAATAATACCGGAACCACTTGTTTCCCTGATACAGATGGTGATACAGTTACGGATAATGTTGACTTAGACGATGACAATGACGGTATTCTGGATACCGTAGAAAATGGCCAACTCAGCACGGATACCGATGGAGATGGCGTGATCAACAGTTTGGATCCAGATAGTGACAATGACGGCATCAGTGACGTAGACGAAGCAGGAGGAATCGACCTGGACCGGGATGGTGAGGCCGATGACAATGATGGCATGCCCGCCAACAACAACGGTATTCCTTCAACCGCCGGTACCGGGGATACACTGGTTGGTGATGACTTTGACAATGATGCTCGGCCCAATCCATATGATTTGGACAGCGACAACGACGCCATCAATGATATAATCGAAAGTGGTAATCCCAACTTGATCGATGCCAACGACAATGGGGTGGTAGATGGCCCGGATACCGATGGCGATGGTATTCCAGATTCTGCGGACAACTTCGTTGGCTTCGGAGACTCGGCAGATCCCGCCCCAGTCAATACCGATGGGATGGGTGGCCCGAACTACCAGGATATCGACTCAGATGGTGATGGCTTAACGGATATTGAAGAAAGTGGCGTGGCTAACCCAGGTATCCTGGACGCCAACGATGATGGTTTCATCGACAATAATGCAGACCCGGAAGGAGATGGTATTCCACAAGTGGTAGATGGCGCTCCTGCCGTATTTGGCGATGCAAATGACCCAACCCTACCCGACAACACCAATGATGGTGACCCAGACTACACCGATCCAAACAATCCTCCGGTAATAACCTCGGATGGTGGTGGCCCAACGGCTGGTGTTTCTGTACCAGAAAATACCACAGCTGTAACCACCGTAACCGCTACAGATCCTGAAAACCTGTACGGCACACCCAAATTCAGCATTACTGGTGGGGCTGATGCGGCGCTGTTCTCCATCAATGCTGCTACGGGGGTATTGACATTTTTAGTTGCGCCTGACTTTGAAATCCCAACCGATGCGGGCGCCAATAATGTGTACGATGTGCAAGTAACCGTAACCGACCATGGCGCATTGACCGATGTACAAGACATTGCGGTAACAGTTACGAACGCCAACGAGCCTCCAAGCATCACTTCCAATGGTGGCGGGCCAAATGCCAGTGTTTCCATACCTGAAAACACCACGCCCGTAACCACCGTAATGACCAGTGATCCCGAAAATGGTGCGATTACATACAGCATTACAGGGGGTGCAGACGCGGCCTTGTTTGCCATCGATCCAATGACGGGTGCCTTGAGCTTCATCACGCCTAAGGATTTTGAAAATCCAACCGATGTAGGTTTGAATAACATATATGATGTACAAGTCACAGCTACGGATCCAGGTTTATTGACCGATGTACAAAACATTGCTGTCACCGTAACCGATGTCAATGAACCCCCAAGCATTACTTCAGATGGAGCTGGCCCAACTGCTAATATTCCAGTAGCTGAAAACACTTCAACAGTAACGACTGTAACCGCTACTGATCCTGAGAATGCCTATAATGTACCTAAGTTTACCATCACCGGTGGGACAGATGCCGCCTTGTTTACCATCAATGCAGCTACGGGTGCTTTGACCTTCATCGTTACTCCCGATTTTGAGGTACCCACGGATGCGAACACGGATAACAATTACGAGGTACAAGTAACGGTAACGGATGCGGGTCTCTTGACCGATGTGCAAGACATCACGGTACCCGTGACCAACGCCAACGAAAATCCGGCGATTACCTCGGATGGCGGCGGCCCCAATGCCGGTGTTTCCATTCCTGAAAATACTACGGCAGTAACAACAGTAATGGCAACCGATCCTGAAAATGGTACGGTGACTTTCAGTATTACCGGAGGTGCTGATCAAGCCTTGTTTACCATCGATCCAATGACGGGTGCGCTGAGCTTCATCACGCCAAAAGATTTTGAAAATCCAACCGATGTTGGTTTGAACAACATCTACGATGTACAAGTAACGGCTACCGATCCATTGGGAGGAACCGATGTACAAGCCATTGCAGTCACCGTGACCAACATCAACGAAGTACCAAGCATTACCTCCGATGGAGCTGGCCCAACTGCAAACATTCCAGTAGCTGAAAACACTACGGCAGTAACGACTGTAACCGCTACCGATCCTGAGAATGCATATAACGTGCCTAAGTTTACCATCACCGGGGGGGCCGATGCCGCCTTGTTTACCATCAATGCAGCAACGGGTGCTTTGAGCTTTATCCCCGCACCCAATTTTGAGGTACCAACGGATGCCAACACAGACAACATGTATCTCGTGCAAGTAACAGTCACGGATGCAGGTCTCTTGACCGATGTGCAAGACATCACTGTGCCCGTAACCAACGCCAACGATGCACCAATCATCACTTCGGATGGTGCTGGTCCCAATGCCAGTGTCTCTGTTCCTGAAAACACTACCGCGGTCACTACAGTTACTTCGACGGACCCAGATGGAAATCCAGTTACCTATAGCATTACTGGTGGTGCTGACGGCGCCTTGTTTGTCATTGATCCAATGACAGGTGTACTCAGCTTCATCACGCCAAAAGATTTTGAAAACCCAACCGATGCAGGTGCCAATAACATTTACGATGTGCAAGTGACTGCTTCTGATGGCAATGGAGGTACGGATGTACAAGCCATTGCGGTAACGGTGACCAATGTCAATGAAGCGCCCAGCATTACTTCTAACGGTGGTGGCGCAACGGCGAACATTTCCATTCCTGAAAATTCTACCCCTGTAACTACGGTTACTGCCACAGATCCAGAAAACCTCTATGGTACACCTAAATTCAGCATTACGGGTGGAGCTGACGCGGCTTTGTTCACGATTGATGCCAATACAGGAGCCTTGGCCTTTGTATCCGGTCGGAACTTTGAAAGTCCAAGCGATGCAGGTGCCAATAATGTATACGATGTACAAGTTACGGTAACTGATGCGGGACTATTGACCGACCTACAGGATATCGCGGTAACCATAACTGATGTGGATGAAAATGGCCGCCTGCGTGCTAAAGTGCTGCTTCAGGGTGCCTTATTGGGTACCATGACTCCAGGGGTAATGCGCGATGACCTTCGCTCAAATGGCTACGTTCCATCTAATGATCCTTATACCTTATCTGGTAATCCACGTTTTGCCCATGCAGGTAGTGGTGGAGCAGCCAGTGCGACCAACCTAGTGTTGAATGCTGATGCAGGCACTCCTGATGCGATTGTGGATTGGGTATTTGTAGAATTGCGTAGTTCTGCCAATTCCAGCGTAGTTGTAGAAACACGGGCTGCATTGGTACAAAGAGATGGTGACGTGGTAAGTCCAGTGGATGGTGATTCCCCACTTGAGTTCACCAATTTAGCGGGTACCAGCTACTTTGTTTCCATCAAACACCGCAACCACTTGGGTGTGATGACCGCTGCTGCTCAAACCTTGACAGTTGGAGGTACAGTGGTTGATTTCACTACGATGAGCAATACGAATGTATTCAATAATGGAGGCTACGACGGAGCGGAAATGATCACCATCGGTGCGGTTAAGGCGCTCTGGGCAGGCAATGCCAATGCTGATGTGAAGGTGAAATACCAGGGACCAAGCAATGACAATGCTACCATCCTTGCACAAGTATTGACTCACCCAAGCAACTTGAGTGGTACGTTCAACTTCGATCTTGCACTGGGTTATTTCTCAGGTGACATCAACATGGATGGCAAAGTGAAATACCAAGGTTCGGGCAATGATCCTGCCTTCATTTTTGCCAACATCATTACCAACTATACGTTGAATTTGATGGACTTGTATAACTACGATTTATTTGTTGAGCAACTTCCATAA
- a CDS encoding helix-turn-helix transcriptional regulator: protein MATVISIKMVANNVRAWRNHLGLKQHVVADELDVRREWYVKLENGQAGFKVEQLLIIAHLFQISPEAFFKEKPEFDQQKKCPPEIEHNLDQMIEEKVMNLLAKIMHNAGFKGGSSA from the coding sequence ATGGCCACTGTAATTTCCATCAAAATGGTAGCCAATAATGTGCGCGCCTGGCGCAATCACCTTGGCCTAAAACAACATGTTGTTGCTGATGAATTAGATGTCCGACGCGAGTGGTATGTTAAGCTCGAAAATGGGCAGGCAGGTTTCAAAGTAGAACAACTGCTGATCATTGCCCATTTGTTCCAAATCTCACCCGAAGCGTTTTTTAAAGAAAAACCTGAATTTGACCAACAAAAAAAATGCCCCCCCGAAATTGAACACAATTTGGATCAAATGATCGAAGAAAAGGTAATGAACCTCTTGGCTAAAATTATGCATAATGCAGGGTTCAAAGGAGGTTCCAGCGCTTAA
- a CDS encoding zinc-dependent metalloprotease, producing MRIIILLFSLLFWIQLSAQDTILRQYVTQKVNLRLKKERGEVLQNQNKVEAFVATESKKIKFKKLKLPLVFHILYVAGKEYPSEKQVLSQIDALNRDFSQKSYRVKHPADTLEKFAQRVEDTEIEFCLAKNGPDGKNTAGIRYLQSSRATWASNDSLKMAKIGVEPWDTEKYINVWVTTLADNVAGWAQMPGGPEETDGIVIDYRFFGIGGTAKSPYDEGKTLTHFIGSYLGLYELWNEANPCQDDLVEDTPMHNGPNFWCTPYEHVSLCDGHPAEMTMNFMDNTFDVCLYMFTSGQKLRMQAVLSEGGPRYKLSQTEVKCDNKGSISEELSAQTDSKIEAVSIPFEVKLYPNPANHEIRVLISSDTPQDAEVETFSLLGKSVFKSRYQVVGTQEFTINSSTWPSGIYIFQVKTKSHQLAKQIEIIHN from the coding sequence ATGCGAATCATCATCCTGCTATTCAGTTTATTGTTTTGGATTCAATTGTCTGCGCAAGACACCATTTTGCGCCAGTACGTCACCCAAAAAGTCAATCTTCGTTTGAAAAAAGAGCGTGGCGAGGTACTACAAAACCAAAACAAAGTAGAAGCTTTTGTGGCTACCGAAAGCAAAAAGATCAAATTTAAAAAACTCAAATTGCCCCTGGTTTTCCATATCCTTTATGTTGCTGGAAAGGAATATCCTTCTGAGAAACAGGTGCTGTCTCAAATCGACGCCCTCAACCGCGATTTCAGCCAAAAATCATACCGGGTGAAACATCCTGCCGATACCCTGGAAAAGTTTGCCCAACGAGTGGAAGATACCGAAATCGAGTTTTGTTTGGCTAAAAATGGCCCGGATGGTAAAAACACAGCAGGTATTCGTTACCTACAGTCGAGCCGAGCCACTTGGGCCAGTAATGATTCACTCAAAATGGCCAAAATTGGAGTGGAACCTTGGGATACCGAAAAATACATCAACGTTTGGGTGACTACCCTGGCAGATAATGTAGCGGGCTGGGCCCAAATGCCGGGTGGGCCTGAAGAAACCGATGGGATTGTGATCGACTATCGCTTTTTTGGCATTGGTGGAACAGCCAAGTCACCCTACGATGAAGGAAAAACTTTGACCCACTTTATTGGGAGCTATTTGGGCTTGTATGAGTTGTGGAATGAGGCCAACCCTTGTCAGGATGATTTAGTGGAAGATACACCCATGCACAATGGCCCTAATTTTTGGTGTACACCTTACGAACACGTCAGCTTATGTGATGGCCACCCAGCGGAAATGACCATGAATTTTATGGACAATACTTTTGATGTCTGTCTGTATATGTTTACTTCTGGCCAAAAATTGCGTATGCAAGCGGTACTCTCTGAGGGAGGGCCAAGGTACAAACTCAGTCAAACGGAGGTTAAATGTGACAATAAAGGCTCGATATCTGAAGAATTATCTGCACAAACCGACTCCAAAATAGAGGCTGTTTCAATACCTTTTGAGGTCAAATTGTACCCCAATCCTGCCAACCATGAAATCAGAGTATTAATATCCAGCGATACACCTCAAGATGCAGAAGTGGAAACATTTAGTCTACTTGGTAAATCCGTGTTCAAAAGCAGGTACCAGGTTGTTGGCACCCAGGAATTCACCATAAACAGCAGCACTTGGCCTTCCGGAATCTACATATTTCAGGTTAAAACCAAATCACATCAATTGGCCAAGCAGATTGAGATCATTCACAATTAG